The nucleotide window GCCGTCGCGCTGTTTTCGGAGGCGATGACGGTGGTAGCTGGTTTTTGCTCGGCGATCTCGCGCGAGATATTTGGCCCGGACAGCACGGCGGTCTTGGTGAAATATTCCGCCAGCACTTCGGACATGCGTTTGCCAGTGGTTTCGTCGAGGCCTTTGGTCGCGGAGAGGATCAGGCGGTTCGGCGGCGCGAGGTCTTTGAGCTGTTGGACAGTCTGCCGGTAATACTGAGAGGCGGTAACAATGACGATCAGTTCCGCGCCCGCTAAAGTTTCGGCCAATACGGCGCTGCCCTGGATTTTGTCGGGTAAAATTATACCGGGCAATAATTCTTTGTTTTCGCGCGCGTTGATCTGCGCGGCGATGACCGCGTTGTGGCACCAGATCGTCACGGCGTGGCCGTTTTCCGCCAAAATTTTAGCGAGCGTCGTGCCCCAAGCCCCGCAGCCCAAGATCGCGGCTTTAACCATTTTGTTTCCCTGTGATCCGGGTTTCTGTGCCCGCGACGAGTCGTCGAATATTGGGAATGTGCTTGAGCCAGACAAAAATTACCGCGGCCAGCGTGAGCAGCTGATACGCCGGATACGGCGAAAAAATCAGGAACAAAATTAACGCCAGCGCGCCAGCGGCTAGACTGGCGACAGATTGATAGCCGGTGAGCTGCCGGACGAGCAGGGTAAACGCGGCGATGGCCAAAAAAATGCGCCAGTCTAATGCTAACGCGATGCCAAGGCCAGCCGCCGCGGACTTGCCGCCGCGAAAACCGATAAACACCGACGCCGAATGACCAACCAGAGCCAAAAAGCCGCAAATTACCACCAGCCAGGCATTGTTGGGATCGGTGGCGGGCGGAAAAAGCCGCAGTCCCAGATAGACGGCCAAAGCGCCTTTGGCGGCGTCAAGCGCGAGAACCGCCAGTCCCCACCCCTGACCGCAGGCGCGGATAACATTGGTCGCGCCAGTCGAGCCGGAGCCGATCTTAAAAATATCCACGCCGCAGAGCTTAGCCGCGATCACGCCAAAAGGCACGGCGCCGAGCAGATAAGCGGCGCCAAAAACCAGCAGCGCGTTTGACATGACCGAAATATTCAACATGGGCTAAATTCTAACAGGACTGATTCTATAAAGACAACATCGGTTCGACTACGCTCACCGACCGAACTGCTTTACCGACCGTTATAAATTTTTAAAACTTTCAGAAAAAATGTCTGCGCGGGTTTTTCCAGCTTATTGGTTTCTTTGATTATTTTGTTTAAGAGAGTGTTTTTCTGGAGCAGGCTGTCCCGGCGGCTGTTTGTCCGCACTTTCACATCTTTAAAAAAATATTCCGGCGGTACGTTGAGGCTCCTGGCTATTTTGAGCAGCGTGTCCAGACGCGGAGTGTTTTTGCCTTTCATCACATAGTAAAAATTGGAGTATTCCAGACCGGCGTTGAGCGCGGCTTCCTCGATTGATAAATTCAGCGTCTGTAGCAAATTTACTATTTTGGCGGAAATTGACCGGCGCAAAGCGCAGTCCAGCGTCTCGTTTTTTTTGTCCATGACCAATATCCTCCAGCTATCTGCTTTGGTCAATTGTAGTTTTTTTAAAGGCCGCTCATTATATTGTTTTATCAAAATAAAAATAGTTTGACATACACAAAAAAGGGCGTTATAATTATTAAAACCAAAAACAAAGGGGGATTTTTTATGACTATAGCTAAAGGCCAGCCGATGGTGGCGGACGATTTACTGCATCTGCTGTTCTTTCCCAAAGGCACAATTTTAATGTTCAGCGGCAGCGAATATACTGAGCTGACCAATGCCGCGGCTACCGCTTACAAGGATGTCTGGAAATTGTGTGATGGCCAGAACGGTACGCCGGATTTGATAGATAAATTTATCCGGGCCGGCGCTAGCAGCGGCGGTGTTGGCGGCAGCGACAGCGTGACTCTGACCGCGGTCAATATCCCCGCGCATAATCATGGTTTGTCCAATGTCACCGTTGGCGCTGGCGATCACGTGCATGCAATAAGTGGCACTGCGGCTAGTGAAGGCGGGCATATGCATACGGTGAGCGGCAATGTGGACAGCGGCGGAGTCCATAGACATGCAATAAATATGCTGAACAGTAATGGCAAGCATTCAGGCAGTAACAATAATCCTAGCTGGGATTATACTGCCAGCACGTATTATACAGAAACCGGCGGCGAACATGGTCATACTTTTTCTAACGGCGTGGCATCCGGCGGCGGGCACACGCACCCCCTGTCCGGTACGGCGACCGGTGGCAGCCATAGCCACACGCTGACTGGCTCGACGGACAGTTCCAGCGGAACAGCCAGCCCTGTTGGTATTGTGCCCAGCTATTACACGCTGGTGTATATTATGAAAGTAAAGTAGTCTAACTTTTGTTGAGTTTATTTCCGCGGCGCGAAACCCCAGAGTTTGTTCTGCTCTTTGTCCTCTGTATAAGTCAGCCGTTGCTGGAAAGTTTCGTCATTTTGCAGCAACTGTTTAATAGCGTCAAAAATGGCGGCGATTTGCTGGTTGTGCTCCAGCAGTTTGCCGTGTTGTTTTTCCTGCTGCTGCAAAATCTGCTCCAATTTGACCTGCAAATCTTTATGCGTGAGCATGATTTTGCGCAATCTGGTAAAAGTGCGCATAATTTGAATATTGACCTGAATAGCTTGTGGACTGTTTAACACGCTGGAAAGCATGGCTATACCCTGTTCTGTGAAAACGTAAGGCAGATATTTGATGTTGGAACCAGAACCTTTTTTCAAGGTTCCATTTTGGAACCTTGAAATTTCCGCTTCTTTAGCGGTAAGCTGGAACATAAAATCTTCCGGAAACCGCTCGATGTTCCTTCTTACGGCTTTGTTTAGATTTTTGGTTAACACACCGTAAAGACTGGCTAAATCTCTATCCAGCATGACTTTTTTACCGCGTAACAACAAAATCTTGTTTTCGATGACCTCTACCGGGATTAATTCTTTGGCAGTTGGCATATTTTCTCCTTTCTTTAATTTATTATGTGGTTGCAAGATTTATGCCAGTTGGCAAAAAACTTCGCAATTATGAAACGCCGAATTTTGCTATACTTCTTTGATGCGTAAACTGTTGATTTTGCTTCTGCTCTGCGCCGGTTGTCTGGCTTTTGATCTGGCTGACCTTTATTACCGGCAAAAGATTTCCAGCAATATTATAGTAGCGCACAAGGCGAAAAAATATTTGACGCTTTATCAGGCCGGCGGTTCTTACCGTTATCCGATCGCCACCGGCCAAAACACTGGTGACAAGCAGGCTGTTGGCGACCGGCGCACGCCAGAAGGCGTTTTTCGGATCGTGTCTATCGAGCCGTCGGAAACCTGGGCTTTTGATTTTGGCGATGGGCTGGGGCCGATCACCGGCGCCTATGGCCCCTGGTTTTTGCGCTTCGACGGGAAATGGGACGGCATTGCCATTCACGGAACGCATGAC belongs to Candidatus Margulisiibacteriota bacterium and includes:
- a CDS encoding helix-turn-helix domain-containing protein, with the translated sequence MDKKNETLDCALRRSISAKIVNLLQTLNLSIEEAALNAGLEYSNFYYVMKGKNTPRLDTLLKIARSLNVPPEYFFKDVKVRTNSRRDSLLQKNTLLNKIIKETNKLEKPAQTFFLKVLKIYNGR
- a CDS encoding ORF6N domain-containing protein, yielding MPTAKELIPVEVIENKILLLRGKKVMLDRDLASLYGVLTKNLNKAVRRNIERFPEDFMFQLTAKEAEISRFQNGTLKKGSGSNIKYLPYVFTEQGIAMLSSVLNSPQAIQVNIQIMRTFTRLRKIMLTHKDLQVKLEQILQQQEKQHGKLLEHNQQIAAIFDAIKQLLQNDETFQQRLTYTEDKEQNKLWGFAPRK
- the plsY gene encoding glycerol-3-phosphate 1-O-acyltransferase PlsY; translation: MLNISVMSNALLVFGAAYLLGAVPFGVIAAKLCGVDIFKIGSGSTGATNVIRACGQGWGLAVLALDAAKGALAVYLGLRLFPPATDPNNAWLVVICGFLALVGHSASVFIGFRGGKSAAAGLGIALALDWRIFLAIAAFTLLVRQLTGYQSVASLAAGALALILFLIFSPYPAYQLLTLAAVIFVWLKHIPNIRRLVAGTETRITGKQNG
- a CDS encoding L,D-transpeptidase; translated protein: MRKLLILLLLCAGCLAFDLADLYYRQKISSNIIVAHKAKKYLTLYQAGGSYRYPIATGQNTGDKQAVGDRRTPEGVFRIVSIEPSETWAFDFGDGLGPITGAYGPWFLRFDGKWDGIAIHGTHDDSTIGRDDTHGCIRLRNVDLLELKDRVTINYPVVVLP